The following proteins come from a genomic window of Lycium ferocissimum isolate CSIRO_LF1 chromosome 4, AGI_CSIRO_Lferr_CH_V1, whole genome shotgun sequence:
- the LOC132051545 gene encoding small ribosomal subunit protein uS13z/uS13y/uS13x-like: protein MSLVANEEFQHILRVQNTNVDGKQKIMFALTSIKGIGRRFANIACKKADVDMNKRAGELTAAELDSVMVVVANPRQFKIPDWFLNRQKDYKDGKFSQVTSNALDMKLRDDLERLKKIRNHRGLRHYWGLRVRGQHTKTTGRRGKTVGVSKKR from the exons ATG tCGCTTGTTGCAAATGAAGAATTTCAGCACATTCTTCGTGTGCAAAACACCAACGTTGATGGGAAACAAAAGATCATGTTTGCTTTGACCTCTATCAAAGGTATTGGTCGTCGTTTCGCTAACATTGCCTGCAAGAAAGCCGATGTTGACATGAACAAAAG GGCTGGTGAACTCACTGCTGCAGAGCTCGACAGTGTCATGGTGGTTGTTGCTAATCCTCGTCAATTCAAAATCCCTGATTGGTTTTTGAACAGGCAGAAGGATTACAAGGATGGAAAGTTTTCACAAGTCACTTCTAATGCTCTTGACATGAAGCTTAGGGATGATCTTGAGCGCCTGAAAAAGATCAG GAATCATCGTGGTCTACGTCACTACTGGGGCCTTCGAGTGCGTGGTCAGCACACAAAGACCACTGGCCGCAGGGGAAAGACTGTTGGTGTCTCGAAAAAGCGTTAA